The genomic DNA CTCGTTTCTTGTGGGGATTGGTTTTGCAGCAGGCTGGACGCCGTGCATAGGGCCAATCCTTGCTTCAATCCTTATCATTGCCGCTGGTTCAGAGACATTCATGTTTGGCATGTTCCTTATGGTTATCTATTCTATAGGACTTGCAATACCATTCCTATTTACCTCTTTCGGCATAAATGCCTTTCTAAAACACTTCAGCCGCCTCAAAAAGCACATGAGGTTGGTTTCAATTATTACAGGCTCATTTCTTATCGTAATAGGCCTCTTGATTTATACAAACTATTTTGCTATAATCTCTGGCATGTTGAATAGTTTGCTTCCATTTCTTAATTTCTAAATCTTTCAAAAAAATGCATTTGCATTTTTTGGGGTAAAGACACATCTATGATTCATATTGATGTCTACGCCAGAAAAGACTGCCATCTTTGCAAAAGTAATTGTTTGCTTTGTAAAGATGTAAGGGATGTGCTTATCAATGTTAGAAAAGATATTCATTTTGGTTTCAAAGAGATAGATATAACAGCAAATGAAGAACTCCTTAGACGCTATAAAGAGAACATTCCGCTTATATTTATAAATGGCAAAAAGGCATTTAAGTTTAAGGTGGATGAGGTAGAACTAAGAAAGAGACTCAGAAAAGAGATTATAAGAAACACACTGCTTAAAAAATGCAGAAGTAAGATTAAAACCCTGAACAAATAATACCTGCCCTGTAAACCCCCAAAAATAGACTTTGATTTTTGGGGAAACTTTAGAATAGGTCTATGCCACTCAAATACGATGCGATAATTGTCGGTCTTGGTCCCGCCGGTGCAGCCGCTGCCTATAAACTTGCATCAAATGGTCTAATGGTATTGGCACTTGATAAAGAGAAATTCCCCAGATATAAGACCTGCGGCGGCGCTGTTTC from Deltaproteobacteria bacterium includes the following:
- a CDS encoding glutaredoxin family protein, which codes for MIHIDVYARKDCHLCKSNCLLCKDVRDVLINVRKDIHFGFKEIDITANEELLRRYKENIPLIFINGKKAFKFKVDEVELRKRLRKEIIRNTLLKKCRSKIKTLNK